The following are encoded together in the Asticcacaulis sp. genome:
- a CDS encoding Gfo/Idh/MocA family oxidoreductase, translating to MTGFRIDRRSLLVGAGGLPLIASAAGAATPKAQGQPLAGKLNLPDPPKERMRWAVVGLGSFAIGQMMPGFVASSHARMTAFVSGSPDKARDLGARYGVSKFYDYSTFDRIADDKDIDAVYIALPVALHAEYTIRALKAGKHVLCEKPMASTVAECEAMIAAARASNRQLGIAYRVHFEPNNADAIKRLRAGEIGNLRYFSGEAGFVVNPDYPPHKWRLQKALAGGGSMYDIGIYALNAALWAVDEAPVSVSAVYSTPANDPRFKEVEGGVEWRLRFPSGISAQGASSYCWTYATRQRFFGAQGSISMDPASDYTQINTTMQHADLTPVTLRAGNPAVQFSAQIDAFCMAAAANQPHLTPGEMGLRDIRMIQAIYQSADADGQIVRL from the coding sequence ATGACCGGTTTTCGCATTGACCGCCGCAGTCTTCTGGTTGGCGCCGGCGGCTTGCCGCTGATCGCCTCCGCCGCCGGCGCGGCGACTCCAAAGGCGCAAGGCCAGCCGCTCGCCGGCAAGTTAAACCTGCCTGATCCACCGAAAGAACGGATGCGCTGGGCCGTGGTCGGCCTTGGCAGCTTCGCCATCGGCCAGATGATGCCGGGCTTCGTCGCTTCCAGCCATGCCCGGATGACCGCGTTCGTTTCCGGCAGTCCGGACAAGGCCCGCGATCTCGGCGCGCGCTACGGCGTCAGCAAATTTTATGATTACAGCACTTTCGACCGGATCGCAGACGACAAGGACATAGACGCCGTCTATATCGCCTTGCCCGTGGCGCTGCACGCCGAATATACCATCCGCGCCCTGAAGGCCGGCAAGCACGTGCTGTGCGAAAAGCCGATGGCCTCCACGGTCGCGGAATGCGAGGCGATGATCGCCGCCGCCCGTGCCTCCAACCGCCAGCTCGGCATTGCTTACCGCGTCCATTTTGAACCGAACAATGCCGATGCCATCAAACGCCTGCGCGCCGGCGAGATCGGCAACCTGCGCTATTTTTCCGGCGAAGCGGGGTTTGTCGTCAATCCGGACTATCCGCCGCACAAATGGCGTCTGCAAAAGGCCCTGGCCGGCGGCGGATCGATGTACGATATCGGCATCTATGCGCTGAATGCGGCGCTATGGGCGGTTGATGAAGCGCCGGTATCGGTGTCGGCTGTTTATTCAACGCCGGCGAATGATCCGCGCTTCAAGGAGGTCGAGGGTGGTGTCGAATGGCGCCTGCGCTTCCCCTCCGGTATCAGCGCGCAAGGCGCCTCGTCCTATTGCTGGACCTACGCCACGCGCCAGCGCTTCTTTGGCGCTCAGGGCAGCATCAGCATGGACCCGGCTTCCGATTACACCCAGATCAACACGACGATGCAGCACGCCGACCTGACGCCGGTGACGCTCCGCGCCGGCAATCCGGCTGTGCAGTTCAGCGCCCAGATCGACGCCTTCTGTATGGCCGCCGCCGCCAACCAGCCGCACCTGACGCCTGGCGAAATGGGCCTGCGCGATATCCGTATGATTCAGGCGATTTACCAGAGCGCCGATGCCGATGGTCAGATTGTGAGGCTATAG
- the pncB gene encoding nicotinate phosphoribosyltransferase → MAVTDIATRTYDHNWRLDPIVRSLLDTDFYKLLMLQMIRHLYPQVPVTFSVINRNHSIRLAEEIDEAELRAQLDHARTVRFTPKELIWLAGNTFYGKTQMFSPDFIAWLKEFQLPEYDLRKVDGQYELHFHGPWTHTTLWEIPALTIINELRSRAALRGRGRFAFDVLYARAKAKLWGKVEHLQALPDLVISDFGTRRRHSFLWQRWCVEALKEGLGKRFIGTSNVLLAMDNDLEAIGTNAHELPMVAAALADSDAEVAAAPYRVLEDWRAHYDSNLLIALPDAFGTTAFLERAPNWLAEWTGFRPDSAPPIAAGEQIIGWWQSKGVDPKSKLLIFSDGMDIDSIEATYRHFHGRVRMSFGWGTNLTNDFRDCAPFETDRLDAISLVCKVTEADGRPAVKLSDNPEKATGDPAEIARYLRIFGNEGRQAAAVKV, encoded by the coding sequence GTGGCCGTCACCGATATCGCCACCCGCACCTATGACCATAACTGGCGGCTCGATCCGATCGTCCGCAGCCTGCTCGATACTGATTTCTACAAGCTGCTGATGCTGCAAATGATCCGGCACCTGTACCCACAGGTGCCGGTGACCTTCTCCGTCATCAATCGCAATCACAGTATCCGCCTGGCCGAGGAGATCGATGAGGCCGAACTGCGCGCCCAGCTCGACCATGCCCGCACGGTGCGCTTTACGCCGAAGGAACTGATCTGGCTGGCGGGCAACACTTTCTACGGCAAGACTCAGATGTTCAGCCCGGACTTCATCGCCTGGCTGAAGGAGTTCCAATTACCGGAGTACGACCTGCGCAAGGTCGATGGCCAGTATGAGCTGCACTTCCATGGTCCATGGACACATACCACCCTGTGGGAAATCCCCGCGCTGACCATCATCAACGAACTGCGCTCGCGCGCCGCCCTGCGCGGCCGGGGCCGGTTCGCGTTCGATGTCCTCTATGCCCGCGCCAAGGCGAAACTGTGGGGCAAGGTCGAGCACCTGCAGGCCCTGCCCGACCTGGTGATTTCCGATTTCGGCACCCGCCGCCGGCATTCCTTTCTGTGGCAGCGCTGGTGTGTCGAAGCGCTGAAAGAAGGCCTGGGTAAGCGCTTTATCGGCACCTCCAATGTGCTGCTGGCGATGGATAATGACCTCGAAGCCATCGGCACCAATGCCCACGAACTGCCGATGGTGGCCGCCGCCCTGGCCGACAGCGACGCTGAGGTCGCTGCCGCGCCGTATCGTGTGCTGGAAGACTGGCGCGCACACTACGACAGCAACCTGTTGATCGCCCTGCCCGATGCTTTCGGCACGACTGCCTTTCTAGAGCGGGCGCCGAACTGGCTGGCGGAGTGGACAGGTTTTCGTCCGGACAGCGCACCACCCATCGCCGCTGGCGAGCAGATCATCGGCTGGTGGCAATCCAAAGGCGTCGATCCGAAATCGAAGCTGCTGATCTTTTCCGACGGCATGGATATCGACAGCATAGAAGCCACCTACCGCCATTTCCACGGCCGGGTGCGGATGAGCTTCGGCTGGGGCACCAATCTGACCAATGATTTCCGTGACTGTGCGCCGTTTGAAACCGACCGGCTGGATGCCATTTCACTGGTCTGCAAGGTAACCGAGGCCGATGGCCGCCCGGCGGTCAAGCTGTCCGACAATCCCGAAAAGGCGACCGGCGATCCGGCCGAAATTGCCCGCTACCTGCGCATCTTCGGCAACGAAGGACGCCAAGCCGCGGCGGTTAAGGTCTGA
- a CDS encoding glutamine synthetase family protein, translating into MKSKNKRKIVFAKRGAKDLEEATAWLASQNIEEIECMVPDLAGVARGKIMPSKKFLNTPYMNLPLAVFYQTITGDYPDLEGVVGTVQSDTDIFLRPDFRTLAAVPWAHDPTAQVIHDAFHPDGRPVEESPRQVLRRVLGFYEAKGWKPVIAPELEFYLVEKNTDPDYPLKPPIGRSGRPETGRQGYSISAVNEFDALFEDMYEYSESQGLEIDTLIHESGVAQMEINLLHGDPLELADQVLMFKRTIKETSLEHDIYATFMAKPMANEPGSAMHIHQSIVDAETGQNLFSNPETGEPTPAFFHFIAGQQKYMPAITSLLAPYVNSYRRLAKGSGAPVNTQWGYDNRTAGLRVPPSNPGNRRLENRIPSSDANPYPAIAAVLASGYLGMIEKLTPADPVDKDASTLPQGDLPYSLVQAIIKLERAQPIIDIMGPQFVTAYSRVKLHEYETFMQTISPWEREFLLLNV; encoded by the coding sequence ATGAAGTCCAAGAACAAGCGCAAGATCGTGTTTGCCAAGCGCGGCGCTAAGGATCTTGAGGAGGCCACCGCCTGGCTGGCCAGCCAGAATATCGAGGAAATCGAGTGCATGGTGCCCGATCTCGCCGGCGTGGCGCGCGGCAAGATCATGCCCTCCAAGAAGTTCCTCAACACCCCCTACATGAACCTGCCGCTGGCGGTTTTCTACCAGACCATCACCGGCGACTATCCGGATCTCGAAGGCGTGGTCGGCACGGTGCAATCCGATACCGACATCTTCCTGCGGCCTGATTTCCGCACCCTGGCCGCCGTGCCATGGGCACACGACCCGACCGCCCAGGTCATTCACGATGCCTTCCATCCTGATGGACGCCCGGTTGAGGAAAGCCCGCGCCAGGTGCTGCGTCGCGTTCTCGGCTTCTATGAAGCCAAGGGCTGGAAGCCGGTCATCGCGCCGGAACTGGAATTTTATCTCGTCGAGAAGAACACCGACCCGGACTATCCGCTCAAGCCGCCCATCGGTCGCTCAGGCAGACCGGAAACCGGCCGCCAGGGCTATTCGATCTCGGCGGTCAATGAATTCGACGCGCTGTTCGAGGACATGTACGAATATTCCGAAAGTCAGGGTCTGGAAATCGACACCCTGATCCACGAATCCGGCGTGGCGCAGATGGAAATCAACCTGTTGCACGGCGATCCGCTCGAACTGGCGGACCAGGTGCTGATGTTCAAGCGCACCATCAAAGAAACCTCGCTGGAGCACGACATCTACGCCACCTTCATGGCCAAGCCGATGGCCAATGAACCCGGCTCAGCCATGCACATCCACCAGTCGATCGTCGATGCGGAAACCGGGCAGAATCTGTTTTCCAATCCGGAAACCGGTGAGCCGACCCCGGCCTTCTTCCACTTCATCGCCGGCCAGCAGAAATACATGCCCGCCATCACCTCGCTGCTGGCGCCCTATGTCAATTCCTACCGCCGTCTGGCCAAAGGTTCCGGCGCCCCGGTCAATACGCAATGGGGCTATGACAACCGCACGGCCGGCCTCCGCGTGCCGCCGTCCAATCCGGGCAACCGCCGGCTGGAAAACCGCATTCCGTCCTCCGACGCCAACCCGTACCCGGCGATCGCCGCGGTACTGGCTTCCGGCTATCTCGGCATGATCGAAAAGCTGACCCCCGCCGATCCGGTAGACAAGGACGCCTCCACCCTGCCGCAGGGCGACCTGCCCTATTCGCTGGTTCAGGCCATCATTAAGCTGGAACGCGCCCAGCCGATCATCGACATCATGGGACCGCAGTTCGTCACCGCCTACTCGCGGGTCAAGCTGCATGAATACGAGACCTTCATGCAGACGATCAGCCCGTGGGAACGCGAATTCCTGCTGCTGAACGTGTAG
- a CDS encoding FAD-binding oxidoreductase — MKNTGHPSDSWYVATTTASPYPALSGAHHTDVCIIGGGYTGLGAAIELSRQGIHVTVLDTAQIGSGASGRNGGQIHTGQRIDPERMAEMLGPDAARQLWDMSEDAKTSLYGLIREHKIDCELKHGLVHAWHKPGYEAEDRAYVDFVRTYGYDKVRLLDKAQVAAELGTDVYHGGSFDAGGGHLHPLKLAQGMARAAASQGAQIFENSHVLRYRRIAKGIHLHLENGATVTCQRLLICGNGYMEGLSEEIDSHVMPINNFILTTEPLNDPAILPHDYAASDSRFVVNYWRKTPDNRLLFGGGENYVPWFPKDIRAFVRRNMLKVYPQLADVKISHGWGGTLAITMSRAPFVRCLAPNVWTSAGYSGQGVVLAPYFGKLLARAVTGNAQDIDLLSRLPTPAFFGGRALRWPALVAGLSYYALRDRL, encoded by the coding sequence ATGAAAAACACCGGTCACCCTTCCGATTCCTGGTACGTCGCCACCACGACTGCATCTCCCTACCCGGCGCTTAGCGGCGCACATCACACCGATGTCTGTATTATAGGCGGCGGCTATACCGGCCTGGGCGCCGCCATCGAACTGTCGCGGCAAGGCATCCATGTCACCGTGCTCGACACGGCCCAAATCGGTTCCGGCGCCTCCGGCCGCAATGGCGGGCAGATCCATACCGGCCAGCGCATTGATCCGGAACGTATGGCCGAAATGCTTGGCCCTGATGCCGCCCGTCAGCTATGGGACATGTCGGAAGATGCCAAGACCAGCCTGTATGGCCTTATCCGCGAACACAAAATCGATTGCGAACTGAAACACGGCCTCGTCCATGCCTGGCATAAGCCCGGCTATGAAGCGGAGGATCGCGCCTATGTCGATTTCGTGCGCACCTATGGTTATGACAAGGTCCGGCTGCTTGACAAGGCGCAGGTCGCCGCCGAACTGGGCACCGACGTCTATCATGGCGGCTCGTTCGATGCCGGCGGCGGTCACCTGCATCCGCTGAAACTGGCGCAAGGCATGGCTCGCGCGGCTGCTTCGCAAGGCGCACAGATTTTCGAGAACAGCCATGTCCTGCGCTATCGCAGGATCGCCAAGGGCATACATCTCCATCTCGAAAACGGCGCCACCGTCACCTGTCAGCGCCTGCTGATCTGCGGCAACGGCTATATGGAAGGGCTATCCGAAGAGATCGACAGCCACGTCATGCCGATCAACAACTTTATCCTGACCACCGAACCGCTCAATGATCCGGCGATCCTGCCGCATGACTACGCCGCCTCGGATTCGCGCTTCGTTGTCAATTACTGGCGCAAGACGCCCGATAACCGCCTGCTGTTCGGCGGCGGTGAGAATTATGTGCCGTGGTTCCCGAAGGACATCCGGGCCTTTGTCCGCCGCAACATGCTCAAGGTCTATCCGCAACTGGCCGATGTTAAAATCTCGCATGGCTGGGGCGGGACTTTGGCCATCACCATGAGCCGCGCGCCCTTCGTCCGCTGCCTGGCGCCGAACGTCTGGACCTCCGCCGGATACAGCGGCCAGGGCGTAGTGCTGGCGCCCTATTTCGGCAAACTATTGGCCCGCGCGGTCACCGGCAATGCGCAGGATATCGACCTGCTGAGCCGCCTGCCAACCCCGGCCTTTTTCGGCGGACGCGCCCTGCGCTGGCCCGCCTTGGTCGCGGGCTTAAGCTATTACGCTCTGCGTGACCGCCTGTAA
- a CDS encoding methyl-accepting chemotaxis protein — protein MQTDSVRTVSVRDIIEHTAKAKSVTSDNLRDIRGVTSLLRILALNALIEAKRAGDMGAGFAVVADEVRQISTQVESISNIMAEDLGREIASLEQLTEDMARQNQGARLVDLAHNAIELIDRNLYERTCDVRWWATDTAMVAAAATPDAALHDHASARLGVILDAYTVYLDLWLCDLDGHIIANGRPDRYAVKGANVAAADWFRQARQLKSGNDFAVADITTEPLLKGAQVATYATGVRENGQAEDRLLGILGVHFDWQPQAKAITEGVRLSDEERRRTRALLVDAKGLVIAASDGRGILTERVQLKTEGRTNGHYASGRGEITAFHRTPGYETYDGLGWYGVIQQKIDPG, from the coding sequence ATGCAGACGGACTCGGTCCGGACGGTCAGCGTTCGTGATATTATTGAACACACCGCCAAGGCCAAATCCGTCACGTCGGACAATCTGCGGGATATCAGGGGCGTCACCAGCCTGCTGCGTATCCTGGCGCTGAACGCCCTGATCGAGGCCAAGCGCGCCGGCGACATGGGCGCCGGTTTCGCCGTGGTCGCCGATGAAGTCCGCCAGATTTCCACCCAGGTCGAATCCATCTCCAACATCATGGCCGAGGACCTGGGCCGCGAGATCGCTTCGCTGGAACAACTGACCGAAGACATGGCACGGCAGAACCAGGGCGCGCGTCTCGTCGACCTGGCGCACAACGCCATCGAACTGATCGACCGCAACCTCTATGAGCGCACCTGCGACGTGCGCTGGTGGGCCACGGATACCGCCATGGTGGCGGCCGCCGCCACGCCCGATGCCGCGCTTCATGACCATGCCTCCGCACGACTGGGCGTCATCCTCGATGCCTATACGGTCTATCTCGATCTGTGGCTGTGCGATCTTGACGGTCACATTATCGCTAACGGCCGGCCCGACCGCTATGCTGTGAAAGGCGCCAATGTCGCCGCCGCCGACTGGTTCCGTCAGGCCCGGCAACTGAAGAGCGGCAATGACTTCGCCGTCGCCGACATCACGACCGAGCCCCTGCTGAAAGGCGCGCAGGTCGCTACCTATGCCACGGGTGTGCGCGAAAACGGCCAGGCGGAAGACCGCCTGCTGGGAATCTTGGGCGTGCATTTCGACTGGCAGCCCCAGGCGAAGGCCATTACCGAAGGCGTACGACTATCCGACGAAGAACGCCGGCGCACACGGGCCCTGCTTGTCGATGCCAAGGGCCTGGTCATCGCCGCTTCCGATGGCCGCGGCATACTGACCGAGCGCGTGCAACTCAAGACGGAGGGCCGGACTAACGGCCACTACGCGTCAGGACGGGGTGAAATCACCGCCTTCCACCGTACACCCGGTTATGAAACCTATGATGGCCTGGGTTGGTATGGTGTCATTCAGCAGAAAATCGACCCTGGTTAA
- a CDS encoding mechanosensitive ion channel family protein: MFDLPIYLPDGLRLILIAVAAAIAGAVAGRLLMSLAKWLAKCNPQLSRHINLARLATPLYIVTPVLAVFIAIRAVAPEVMLTPVVSGTVKVASVALLYWLAMRIIDIVTVAVSRRYDITVADNLRARRIRTQIVVVKSIANFIVFLLALAAVFLMFDTLRGLGVSLLASAGVAGLAIGFAAQKTLGNLLAGIQIAFTQPIRLEDAVVVENEWGWVEEITLTYVIIRLWDLRRLVLPISYFIEKPFQNWTRTSASIIGTVELYADYTLPIDPLREKLVALLETTRLWDKQVQVVQVTDCDKDVIKIRILVSAANSPTAWDLRCFVREQMIRFIQDTYPQCLPKTRAALESPDDYRDQRSAGFTPQPVS, encoded by the coding sequence ATGTTCGATCTGCCGATTTATCTGCCCGATGGCTTACGCCTGATACTGATTGCCGTGGCCGCGGCTATTGCCGGTGCGGTTGCCGGCCGCCTGCTGATGAGTCTGGCAAAATGGCTAGCCAAGTGTAACCCGCAGTTATCCCGCCACATCAATCTGGCGCGCCTGGCCACGCCGCTCTATATCGTCACGCCGGTGCTGGCGGTCTTCATCGCTATCCGGGCGGTGGCGCCGGAAGTCATGCTGACGCCGGTTGTATCCGGTACTGTCAAGGTGGCCAGCGTGGCCCTTCTGTACTGGCTGGCCATGCGCATCATCGACATCGTCACGGTGGCGGTATCCCGGCGCTATGACATAACGGTCGCTGATAATCTGCGCGCCCGCCGTATCCGCACCCAGATCGTGGTGGTCAAGAGCATCGCCAATTTCATCGTCTTCCTGCTGGCCCTGGCGGCGGTCTTCCTGATGTTCGATACCCTGCGCGGCCTGGGTGTTAGTCTTCTGGCCTCAGCCGGCGTGGCGGGGCTGGCCATCGGTTTCGCGGCACAAAAGACTCTCGGCAATCTGCTGGCCGGCATCCAGATCGCCTTCACCCAGCCGATCCGCCTGGAAGACGCCGTGGTGGTGGAAAACGAATGGGGCTGGGTGGAGGAAATCACCCTGACATATGTCATTATCCGCCTGTGGGACTTGCGCCGGCTGGTGCTGCCGATCAGCTATTTCATCGAGAAGCCCTTCCAGAACTGGACCCGAACCTCGGCCAGCATCATCGGCACGGTGGAACTGTATGCCGATTACACCCTGCCGATTGACCCCTTGCGCGAAAAACTGGTGGCCTTGCTGGAGACGACCAGGCTATGGGATAAGCAGGTTCAGGTCGTGCAGGTGACTGACTGCGACAAGGATGTCATCAAGATACGCATCCTGGTCAGTGCCGCCAATTCGCCCACCGCCTGGGATCTGCGCTGTTTCGTCCGCGAGCAGATGATCCGCTTCATTCAGGACACCTATCCGCAATGCCTGCCCAAGACCCGCGCCGCGCTCGAAAGCCCAGATGATTATAGAGATCAACGATCCGCAGGATTCACGCCTCAACCTGTATCGTAA
- a CDS encoding VOC family protein, whose product MKALTCLIACLLSASPALAADPVRPPITGISHIALYAADAEKSDAFYAHDLGATKGNDPENTGGTRYYFSPAQFVEILPLPASASKNRLDHVAFATQDAEALRTYLASRKIAVPAKVNKGSDGSLWFAVSDPEGNRVEFVQAPTALADVPANPLSSHIIHVGFIVHDRSREDAFYREILGFRPYWFGGTHADKPSWVSQQVPNGTDWLEYMLVDGPETTGIPADMSQQTAGVLNHFSLGVPNTRDTYTVLWNGDRLKDQDGTPKIGLDAKWQLNLIDPDGTRAEIMEFHAIGKPCCSPFTASDPEK is encoded by the coding sequence ATGAAGGCCCTGACCTGCCTGATCGCGTGCCTGCTATCGGCCTCTCCTGCCTTGGCCGCTGATCCGGTGCGGCCGCCAATCACCGGCATCTCCCATATCGCCCTCTATGCCGCCGACGCCGAAAAGAGCGACGCCTTCTACGCTCATGATCTCGGCGCCACCAAGGGCAACGATCCCGAAAATACCGGCGGCACACGCTATTATTTCTCTCCGGCGCAGTTCGTTGAAATCCTGCCCCTGCCCGCCAGCGCCTCCAAGAACCGGCTGGACCACGTCGCCTTCGCAACCCAGGATGCGGAAGCTCTGCGCACATATCTGGCCAGCCGCAAGATAGCCGTGCCCGCCAAGGTCAACAAAGGCAGTGACGGCAGCCTGTGGTTCGCCGTAAGTGATCCGGAAGGCAACCGCGTCGAGTTCGTCCAGGCGCCGACTGCTCTGGCCGATGTGCCGGCCAATCCCTTGTCCAGCCACATCATCCATGTCGGTTTCATAGTCCATGACCGGTCGCGCGAGGACGCCTTTTACCGCGAGATCCTTGGCTTTCGTCCCTACTGGTTCGGCGGCACCCATGCCGATAAACCCTCCTGGGTCAGCCAGCAGGTGCCCAACGGCACCGACTGGCTGGAATATATGCTGGTCGATGGCCCCGAGACCACCGGCATCCCCGCCGATATGAGCCAACAGACCGCTGGCGTGCTCAATCACTTTTCACTAGGCGTCCCCAATACGCGCGACACCTATACGGTTTTGTGGAATGGCGACCGCCTCAAGGACCAGGACGGCACACCCAAGATCGGTCTCGACGCCAAGTGGCAGCTCAACCTGATCGATCCGGATGGCACCCGCGCTGAGATCATGGAGTTCCATGCCATTGGCAAACCCTGCTGCTCGCCCTTTACCGCTTCAGATCCAGAAAAATAG
- a CDS encoding methyl-accepting chemotaxis protein — protein sequence MTAPCSRSVSDSVSPAEVTLSDIIAQTTRAKTVTAGKVRDIRQVTSKLRILALNALIEAKHAGDKGAGFSVVADEVRNISGEVENLAKDLGNEIVTLESLTQSMAQQSIGARMTDLALNAIEIIDRNLYERTCDVRWWATDSALVNQAAEPSPQRAAYASERLGVILDSYTVYIDLWLCDLQGNIIANGRPGKHPVIGQNVSDRLWFSRAVALKTGSDFAVADITTEPLLGHAQIATYATGVRRDGNADGELIGILGIHFDWAPQAAAITQGVRLAPDERLRTRVLLTDAQGLIIASSDGKGILSEHVRLRTEGKASGNYIDASGTLTAFHRTPGYETYAGLGWYGIIIQKAS from the coding sequence ATGACTGCCCCTTGTTCCCGTAGCGTATCCGATAGCGTATCTCCCGCCGAAGTCACCCTGTCCGACATCATCGCCCAGACCACCCGCGCCAAGACGGTTACCGCTGGCAAGGTACGCGATATCCGCCAGGTCACTTCAAAACTGCGTATTCTCGCTCTCAATGCCCTGATCGAAGCCAAACATGCCGGTGACAAGGGCGCTGGTTTTTCCGTCGTAGCCGATGAAGTGCGGAATATTTCCGGTGAGGTGGAAAATCTCGCCAAGGATCTCGGCAATGAGATCGTGACACTGGAAAGCCTGACCCAGAGCATGGCCCAGCAATCGATCGGCGCCCGCATGACCGATCTGGCACTGAACGCCATCGAGATCATCGACCGGAATCTGTACGAACGCACCTGCGATGTGCGCTGGTGGGCCACCGATTCCGCCCTGGTCAACCAGGCGGCTGAACCTTCGCCGCAAAGGGCCGCTTATGCCAGCGAACGCCTGGGTGTCATTCTCGATTCCTATACCGTCTATATCGACCTGTGGCTGTGCGATCTGCAGGGTAACATCATCGCCAACGGCCGGCCCGGCAAACATCCGGTGATCGGCCAGAATGTATCGGACCGCCTGTGGTTCAGCCGCGCCGTCGCCCTGAAAACCGGCAGCGATTTCGCTGTGGCCGACATAACCACGGAGCCGCTTCTGGGCCATGCGCAGATTGCCACCTATGCCACGGGCGTAAGGCGCGATGGTAATGCCGACGGCGAATTGATCGGCATTCTGGGGATTCATTTCGACTGGGCGCCTCAGGCCGCGGCGATCACCCAGGGTGTGCGCCTGGCCCCGGATGAGCGGCTGCGCACCCGCGTGCTGCTAACCGATGCACAAGGGCTGATCATCGCCTCATCGGACGGCAAGGGTATATTGTCGGAACATGTCCGCCTACGCACCGAAGGCAAGGCCTCCGGCAACTATATCGATGCGTCAGGCACATTGACCGCCTTTCATCGCACACCCGGATATGAAACCTATGCGGGCCTCGGCTGGTACGGCATAATTATACAGAAGGCTTCTTAG
- a CDS encoding RNA methyltransferase, with translation MIIEINDPQDSRLNLYRNVKDRDLTGRDGLFMAEGKVVLERLFTSRLAETVSVLTTPERLAGLVRLPEAPVYVVPQAVMDVVAGFPIHRGYLALGRYASPLSLEETVAGERARVLVLSGIANTDNMGGLMRNAAAFGVDAVVLDATCCDPLYRKAIRVSVGGALEVPHYRVDDLIGTLRRLDLTPYALSPSGTVTLDQVQPAARSALLFGAEGAGLSDDIMAACTTVRIDMHGGFDSLNVATTSGIVLYQICRL, from the coding sequence ATGATTATAGAGATCAACGATCCGCAGGATTCACGCCTCAACCTGTATCGTAACGTCAAGGACCGCGACCTGACCGGCCGCGACGGACTGTTTATGGCCGAAGGCAAGGTGGTGCTGGAGCGGTTGTTTACCTCAAGGCTGGCGGAAACGGTCAGCGTTCTGACCACGCCGGAGCGACTGGCCGGCTTGGTGCGTTTGCCTGAGGCGCCGGTCTATGTGGTGCCGCAGGCGGTGATGGATGTGGTGGCCGGTTTTCCGATCCATCGTGGCTATCTGGCGCTCGGCCGCTATGCGTCGCCTTTGTCACTTGAAGAAACGGTAGCTGGTGAAAGGGCGCGCGTGCTGGTGCTCTCCGGCATTGCCAATACCGACAATATGGGCGGGTTGATGCGCAATGCGGCGGCCTTTGGCGTTGATGCGGTGGTGCTGGACGCCACCTGCTGCGATCCGCTGTACCGCAAGGCCATCCGTGTCAGCGTCGGGGGTGCGCTGGAAGTGCCGCACTACCGCGTCGATGACCTGATCGGCACCTTGCGGCGGCTCGACCTGACGCCCTATGCGCTCAGCCCGTCAGGCACGGTGACGCTGGACCAGGTTCAGCCGGCCGCGCGTTCGGCCCTGCTGTTCGGTGCCGAAGGGGCAGGGCTTTCCGATGACATCATGGCCGCCTGCACCACCGTGCGGATCGACATGCACGGCGGCTTTGACAGCCTGAACGTGGCCACCACCAGTGGCATCGTGCTTTACCAGATCTGCCGTCTATAG